CCTCCACCAATAAATAGGTCCAAATTACTACTGGGTAAGTAGGCTGCGATCTGTTCTGAATCATCTCGCTCCGGGTGATGTGCATAGAAAGAAGCAGGGGTAGCTCCTGTTAACTGGTCTGTGGTTATAATCCCAGAATTAAACCCAAAAGCATCCAAAACATCTGGTAAATTACTTAAAGGGTTTCCATCAGGACCTACACCAATTGCTCTATTATTGGTTTTTTCTCCAGTAGCATAGGCAGTGGCTCCAGCAGCAGAATCCGTAGTAAAATCATCAGCAGCCTGAGTTTTTATCAAGCCCATATTTTTTAGCTGCGTAAGACTCAATTCATTGTCATTTGAAAATAGAGCAGCTGAAATCTGGGCAAGTCCATTACCATCTCCGATCATTAAAATCACATTCTTTATTGGAACCTGGGCTCCATCCACTTCGAATTTAGGTTGATATACTTTTGAAATTTCTGGATTTAGATAAACATTCTCTCCCAACTTACTTAAATACTCAGCAGCTGCGATTGGGTGGTCAGTATTGATATAATCTTCACCCATTTCAAAGAAAGCCTTCCAGGCAGATTTACTATCTGGGGATCCCCAAAAGCGCACAGGCTTACCAAAACTGTGAACCAAATCAATAAAATCCTGGACTTCTTGTCGTTCACTTTCTACCATCCTCCCTTTTCCATTCCATATAGAAAACTGTCGAAAGCTAAGGCTCACCATTCCTATTTTATCCCAAGGCAAATCTTCAGTCAACACTTTACTTTGGTAATCAAAAAACATCCATTCAGGATACTTGGAGTAATCTTCAGGCTTAGGCCTATTTCCTGAAATAATCAGTTTTAGCCCAAATGGATTTTTTGAGCTATACATCATATTCTTATAGGCTTTCATGCTTTCTTCCAACACTTCCAATGTGGTATATGCCTCTGTTTTTAAATCAACAAGTAAGTGAAAGTTGATCTCTGTAATCAAGCCATTTTCTAATCCTTCTGTAATGGGATCCAAATACAAGCTTTCAATGGTTTGATCTATCTTGATACTTTCAGCTTCATGAGCCGCCATAAGCTTTCCATCTTTTAAAATCACATCCACCTCAATGGAGTTTGCTCCTGCACTAAAAGCTGTCCAAAAAGGGACCTTCTGCAGGTAATCGTTATGAGAATGAATTTGAAAAGGGTTGGAACTCTGAGCAGTCAGCTTAAAAACTAAAGTCAGGAGAAAAAGAGTTGTTGATAAGAATGTACGCATTCTCAAAAATAAGGCATTCAATAGAAATTAAGGCTTGAAAGCCATGAATAAGTAAAGACTTAATATATCCATAAAGTAAAGGATCAAATGAACATAAATCCCAAAAAACAAGAAACACCTAACCCATTGATTTACAGTATAATTTTAAACAATTCGATTTATTTTATCCATTTCAATTCATAACAATAAGTTGAAACCCTATGTCAGGGTTTTTGCTAAAAAAATTGATAATTGCAGACTAAACAGAGAAGCATGAAACCCCTATTCCAGTTAATCCTATTTTTTGCTTGTACCCATATTTCATTGAATCTAAGTGCGCAAGACCTTTCCATAAATCAGACTCAAGTAATCGGTAGCCATAACAGCTACAAAAGTGAAATGTCCCCCTCCTTATTAGAATATTTATCCAAGGTAAACCCAACCGCTTCCCAAAGCCTAGAATATGCTCATATCCCCTTTGAAGCCCAATTGGATTTAGGTTTAAGAAACTTGGAATTAGATGTTTTTCATGATCCTGAAGGAGGAAGATATTCAAATCCGAAAGGGTTAGAAATAATCAAATCCAGTGGTGAAGATATCCCAGATTATGATCCAGGCGATGCACTTTCTAAACCTGGACTAAAGCTTTTTCACGTCCAAGACCTTGACTTCCAGTCTCACTACCTGCTCTTTGCTAATGCCTTGAAAGCTTTGAAAAACTGGAGTGAAAACAACCCTGATCACACTCCTATTTATGTTTTGATCAATGCCAAGGATGGAAATATTCCAGGTACCCGCCCTGTACTTCCTTTCACAGCTGCTGCTTTAGACAGCATTGACTTGGAAATCAGAACACATTTGGGAATGGATCATTTGATTACTCCTGACTTGGTTAAAGGAGAATTTGAGGATTTGGAATCTGCCGTTTTAGCTGGCAACTGGCCGAAGCTTGATGATGTGAGAGGAAAATTCCTTTTTGTCTTGGATGAAAGTGAGGAGAAAATTGATCGATATCTAAGCGCTAAGCCTGAATTAAAAGATGCTGTGCTTTTTGTCAATAAAAAAGAAGGGAATCCTACTGCTGGATTTAGAATCATCAACAATGCTGTGAAGGATGAGGCTTACATCAGAGAGCTAGTCAAAAAAGGCTATATGGTCCGAACACGAGCAGATTCTGATACAAAAGAGGCTAGGTCGAATGACTATAATACCTTCGAGAAAGCCAAAGCATCTGGAGCACAAGTAATCTCAACCGACTATTATCTGCCATCTACCTTCTTCAAATCGGATTACAAAGTTAATTTCGAAGGAAATACTTTCGAAAGGCCAAACCCTATTTTGGTCAAAAACTAGAATTAGCTCTTCCCATTTTGAATAAAAAACAGCTCATACCCATCCTCTTCAGTGCCGCCTTTCAACTGGCATGTTCAAACTCCAACCTACAGGCCCAATCTCAGTCAAGAGAAATCGCATTCCTTTCAGATGTACACTTGCAAGATGTATATGCAGATCTTAATTCAGATGAATTTAAAGGGGTGTTAAACCCTAAAACTGGAAAATTTGCAACAATACGTACCATGAAGAGCCAGTTGAATTCTACTAGATTATTCAACGAAAATTATTTTTCATTTATCAGCGCTTTGGAGGATTTAAAAACTAAAGGGATAAAGTTGGTGGTGCTCCCGGGAGATTTTACAGATGATGGGCAACCCATGAATGTTCTTGCTTTGAAAAAAATCCTAGATCAGTATTCCGCTGATTCAGGAATGCGGTTTTTCCTGACCACTGGAAATCATGACCCGGTAAAGCCCTTTGGAGGAATAGCCGGTAAAAGTGATTTTCTAGGAACTTATGGCGGGCAACAGGCAATAGCTGGTTCAAAGGAAGTTTATCCTAGCACCCATACAGCAATATCCGATCAAATTAATTATTGGGGATACCCTGAAATCACAGAGACTCTTTCAGCCTATGGTTTTTTCCCAAGCCAAAAAGATATTTTTTGGACCCACCCTTTTGAGGAATTCGATTATGATAATTACAATTTTGAGCAAGTTCAAGCTAACTCCCATCTAGAAAAAAGGGTGTACGCCTCAGGTGAAAATAGGCTTACATTGCCTGATGCAAGCTATTTAGTAGAACCAATAGATGGCGTTTGGCTTTTAGCTTTGGATGGAAATGTTTATACTTATAGTGGAAGTGAGTGGAAAGGTTCGTCCGTAGGTTTTAATCAGGCCGCTTTCCACAAAAATCACCAACTTGACTGGATCAGTAAAGTCACTTCCGAAGCAAAAAAAAGAGGCAAAACACTCATTTCCTTTAGCCATTATCCATTGGTGGAGTTTCATGATGGAGCTTCAGAGGAAATGAAGTCCCTCTTTGGAAACCAAAAATTTCAACTTGCAAGAGTGCCCCATAGAGAGACATCCAATCTTTATGCAGCTGCTGGTATCCAGATTCACTTTGCCGGACATATGCACATAAATGACACTGGAATCTTTCAAGACCATAGAACCAAAAATACCATGTATAACATTCAAGTACCTTCTTTAGCTGCCTTCCCCCCAGCGTATAAAACTGTCAAGACTACTGATGTTTCCAATTTGGAGATCGAAACAATTCCCCTCACCGAAGTTGACCATATGAATGAGTTCTTTGACTTATATCGAATGGAGCACAAGTGGTTATTTGAAAAACAAGATCCGGGAATTTGGGACAGTACAATTCTCGCCTCTCAGGACTATATGGAGTACACCCGAAATCATTTATTAGAACTTACAAAATCTAGGTTTATTC
Above is a window of Algoriphagus machipongonensis DNA encoding:
- a CDS encoding metallophosphoesterase, with translation MNKKQLIPILFSAAFQLACSNSNLQAQSQSREIAFLSDVHLQDVYADLNSDEFKGVLNPKTGKFATIRTMKSQLNSTRLFNENYFSFISALEDLKTKGIKLVVLPGDFTDDGQPMNVLALKKILDQYSADSGMRFFLTTGNHDPVKPFGGIAGKSDFLGTYGGQQAIAGSKEVYPSTHTAISDQINYWGYPEITETLSAYGFFPSQKDIFWTHPFEEFDYDNYNFEQVQANSHLEKRVYASGENRLTLPDASYLVEPIDGVWLLALDGNVYTYSGSEWKGSSVGFNQAAFHKNHQLDWISKVTSEAKKRGKTLISFSHYPLVEFHDGASEEMKSLFGNQKFQLARVPHRETSNLYAAAGIQIHFAGHMHINDTGIFQDHRTKNTMYNIQVPSLAAFPPAYKTVKTTDVSNLEIETIPLTEVDHMNEFFDLYRMEHKWLFEKQDPGIWDSTILASQDYMEYTRNHLLELTKSRFIPSDWPENLAILLQNLSPQELINWGEMNETQGESFLQEKLKKLKASTKSTLPYHYLIDDFYLLKNGDELGKEMISEDRIRLYENIFYSLSQKSQGKEPSLNRELNQFFGIFEKLYHSNPSDHFAIDLKNNTIKKIED
- a CDS encoding phosphatidylinositol-specific phospholipase C1-like protein; translation: MKPLFQLILFFACTHISLNLSAQDLSINQTQVIGSHNSYKSEMSPSLLEYLSKVNPTASQSLEYAHIPFEAQLDLGLRNLELDVFHDPEGGRYSNPKGLEIIKSSGEDIPDYDPGDALSKPGLKLFHVQDLDFQSHYLLFANALKALKNWSENNPDHTPIYVLINAKDGNIPGTRPVLPFTAAALDSIDLEIRTHLGMDHLITPDLVKGEFEDLESAVLAGNWPKLDDVRGKFLFVLDESEEKIDRYLSAKPELKDAVLFVNKKEGNPTAGFRIINNAVKDEAYIRELVKKGYMVRTRADSDTKEARSNDYNTFEKAKASGAQVISTDYYLPSTFFKSDYKVNFEGNTFERPNPILVKN
- a CDS encoding alkaline phosphatase — encoded protein: MRTFLSTTLFLLTLVFKLTAQSSNPFQIHSHNDYLQKVPFWTAFSAGANSIEVDVILKDGKLMAAHEAESIKIDQTIESLYLDPITEGLENGLITEINFHLLVDLKTEAYTTLEVLEESMKAYKNMMYSSKNPFGLKLIISGNRPKPEDYSKYPEWMFFDYQSKVLTEDLPWDKIGMVSLSFRQFSIWNGKGRMVESERQEVQDFIDLVHSFGKPVRFWGSPDSKSAWKAFFEMGEDYINTDHPIAAAEYLSKLGENVYLNPEISKVYQPKFEVDGAQVPIKNVILMIGDGNGLAQISAALFSNDNELSLTQLKNMGLIKTQAADDFTTDSAAGATAYATGEKTNNRAIGVGPDGNPLSNLPDVLDAFGFNSGIITTDQLTGATPASFYAHHPERDDSEQIAAYLPSSNLDLFIGGGKSHFTSELENLKNKGFRLAESLEDLSGDRVGFFAANGSLPKKLDGRGDYLLKSTSVALNFLEQKESPFFLMVEAANIDSGGHSNSSSMIVSEMLDFDQVIGKVIQYADEHPGTLILITADHETGGVSIPQGDISSHTVELAFHSDDHTGIMVPIFAYGAHADEFRGVYENTEVFHKIMNLVKKYY